Proteins from a genomic interval of Pseudoruegeria sp. SHC-113:
- a CDS encoding NAD(P)-dependent oxidoreductase: MQKPAIVLDAYWRQVSELFSEADYARLHTAFDVIWGQDAPIPADVLESALPKAIALISADPKVGAGTLAAAPGLKAVIEVSGAFPASIDYAACAKKGVEVLSCAPGFRESVAEMAVAMALSGARGLVTEHELFRNGRESWLADHAERDFSLFDCPIGFVGFGSIAQETLRLLRPFRPIVRAYDPYLDEEAAEAKGVILASLDEVLSQSRCTFVMAAPTVENKGMIGARQLSRMPNGSLLVLASRAHLVDFDALLRDTTFGRIRAAIDVFPQEPVDKKSQMRFNPNLILSPHRAAAVKGGRHLIGKMIVDDLQDIAAGRAPTRLLRAAECDVALVAGVSDSAPVADMASKR; encoded by the coding sequence ATGCAGAAACCGGCCATTGTTCTGGATGCCTATTGGCGGCAAGTCTCCGAGCTGTTTTCCGAGGCCGACTACGCGCGGCTTCATACCGCTTTCGACGTGATCTGGGGGCAGGACGCGCCGATCCCGGCCGACGTGCTGGAGAGCGCTCTGCCCAAGGCCATCGCGCTGATATCGGCAGATCCGAAAGTGGGGGCAGGCACGCTCGCCGCCGCGCCGGGGCTCAAGGCGGTCATCGAGGTCTCGGGGGCGTTTCCGGCCTCTATCGATTACGCGGCCTGCGCCAAGAAGGGCGTCGAAGTGCTGAGCTGCGCGCCGGGCTTTCGCGAATCCGTGGCCGAGATGGCCGTGGCCATGGCGCTCTCGGGCGCGCGCGGGCTTGTGACAGAGCATGAGTTGTTTCGCAATGGTCGGGAAAGCTGGCTGGCCGATCACGCCGAGCGCGATTTCTCGCTGTTTGACTGCCCGATCGGTTTTGTCGGCTTCGGCTCCATCGCACAGGAAACCCTGCGCCTGTTGCGCCCCTTCCGCCCCATCGTGCGCGCCTATGATCCCTACCTCGATGAAGAGGCCGCCGAGGCCAAGGGTGTGATCCTTGCAAGCCTTGACGAGGTGCTGAGCCAAAGCCGCTGCACCTTCGTGATGGCCGCGCCCACGGTGGAGAACAAGGGCATGATCGGTGCGCGGCAGCTGTCGCGCATGCCCAACGGCAGCCTTCTGGTGCTCGCCAGCCGTGCCCATCTGGTGGACTTCGACGCGCTCCTGCGCGACACCACCTTCGGCCGTATCCGTGCCGCGATCGACGTCTTCCCGCAGGAGCCCGTCGACAAGAAATCCCAGATGCGCTTCAACCCGAACCTGATCCTCTCGCCGCACCGCGCGGCCGCCGTGAAGGGCGGGCGTCACCTGATCGGCAAGATGATCGTGGACGACCTGCAGGATATTGCCGCGGGCCGCGCGCCGACGCGCCTGTTGCGGGCGGCGGAGTGCGACGTCGCGCTGGTGGCGGGCGTGAGCGACAGCGCGCCTGTGGCCGATATGGCCAGCAAACGCTGA
- a CDS encoding FG-GAP repeat domain-containing protein — protein sequence MRAAACAFAAALLAALPAGAAPVIAAATYDDPTTRYAHGVLGDAIEHGTLVLAFTDGSARRFVLPESRVFEDTAPRLADLDTDGAPEVIVVESDQRRGARLAVYGPNGLITATPYIGTANRWLAPIGAADLDGDGTVDIAYVDRPHLARVLRVWRFENGQLTEIAQDAGYSNHRIGEDFITGGIRTCAGGPELVLPEARWQRLKAVRLEGNRLKARDAGAFDGPSSVAAALACKER from the coding sequence GCTGCGCCGGTGATCGCCGCCGCCACTTATGACGATCCCACAACCCGCTACGCCCATGGCGTTCTGGGCGATGCCATCGAGCACGGCACGCTGGTGCTGGCGTTCACCGACGGCTCCGCCCGCCGCTTCGTGCTGCCTGAGAGCCGTGTCTTCGAAGACACCGCCCCGCGCCTCGCCGATCTGGATACAGACGGCGCGCCCGAGGTGATCGTGGTGGAGTCCGATCAGCGCCGTGGCGCGCGGCTTGCCGTCTATGGGCCGAACGGCTTGATCACCGCCACGCCCTATATCGGCACCGCCAACCGCTGGCTTGCCCCGATCGGCGCGGCGGATCTGGACGGCGACGGCACGGTGGACATCGCCTATGTCGACCGCCCACATCTGGCGCGCGTCTTGCGCGTCTGGCGGTTTGAAAACGGACAGCTCACCGAGATTGCCCAAGATGCAGGGTACAGCAACCATCGCATCGGCGAGGATTTCATCACTGGCGGCATCCGCACCTGCGCCGGTGGGCCGGAACTGGTACTCCCGGAGGCGCGCTGGCAGCGGCTCAAGGCTGTAAGACTAGAGGGCAACCGCCTCAAGGCGCGCGACGCCGGAGCGTTTGATGGCCCCAGCAGCGTTGCGGCGGCGCTCGCCTGTAAAGAGCGCTAA